ACGAAAATCAAGCACAATTATTGATATTAAAAAATTTTGCAATGTAAGATGCAAAAACTGTTTAAATATAATTATAGcttgcataattattattattcccccacaaaaatttaattgtaaATTAACTTAATTTAAATTCACATTTTCACCTGAACTTCATTTCAACCTAGTATAAATTATAAGTTCATAAAATTGTTATAAATAATGTATCAAGAAATTACAGTAACTATACGATTCAGGGCCCAGTTGctcgaagcccgattaagctaatcctaggttagcgtaaatctTTCAATAATTACAATTTATTTACGGCTAAAGGAGAGTGTTacttgccacaaaattgtggcccaatatggttataaattacaaatttcttttccttaaaccgtAGCCTTGTGAAAATCCTCCTTTTgctgtaaataaataacaattaaaatttttcactaatccaggattggcttaatcgggctttgaacaactgggccggGGTTAAATTAACTGTACCTTTGTTTCCTTGGCCAGAGGGAATTGTTTTGCCATCCTGTATCGTTATCACTTCATTGGATTCGACAAGGACAACGTCTCTCACGCTGTCTTGAGAAACCAAACTCCTCTCATCCCCGTAAGGTACAATGGCCAATCCAGATTCTCCACTGGCCTCTGATCTCGAGTCATCAAACAACGGAACACTCAATCTTGCTACCGCAAGATCACTTTCAGAATAACGAGAAAAAACTCCATTGTCTGCAGTACCTCCTTTTTCAATTGTAGCTAATCTTCCTTTTAGATCAGTGTCACTGAAAGCTGAGCGTGTGTGCATCAACTTTGTTTTGGCCGCAGGTAACGTTCCTCTCACATTCTCTCTTATCTCATCTTTAACTTCAGTGTTTTCCCCTTGTACATCGTACTTCTCCAACTTCTCTACCGTCGGCATTACTATGTTTTCTTAACTGTACAGTTCCGCTTACAAATTACAATCCAAGGCTTCAAAAAGGACAATTCCGAAGGATTCCAATCAAGCGAAGTGAAACTTCGTCCGCCATCTTTGAAAAGCATAACAATAACTTTGATTGCTAGGCAACGACAGACATCAACCTCGTTTCGAGACAAATTTGACGTCATTACTATACGCACCACTTGTTCCAAGACAAGATGGGGGGACATCATTCTCAATTTACTGAAGAACAACTGAAAGATTATCAGGTGAAACAGGAAAAATTTAGCTCCTtgagcctttttttttgtattttctaTCGTTAATGTTTTTGTTACATGCATTCGAGGGCGGAAATAACCTAAATTTGCCATGTTTATTTTCGACATCTTCGTAGGAACTCACGTACTTTACTCAAAAGGAAATTTTGCAGTAGGTCTTATTTCTTTGTTCTCTCTTTTTAATTTTCTCCTTTCCGCTTCTTATTGACGGGATGAATCACCTTAAGCTGTGATTAAATACCTTTTGTGGAGAAAATGATTGCCATAATTTTATAGCATCTTCCGTTACCTAAAATTACATGTTTTGTTGCGTGTAAATACGGGGACCCGTTAATGTGCGATATTAAACCTTACAGCGGATGTCAACTAATGTGTAATCTGTGATTTATCGCTTAAGAAGTTACTCCAACGTGAAATTTCTGAATTCATTTATTGAGAAATGTTATGTatgttaataatttattacgGGTATGAGGAAGTTGACGCACGTACCAAAGTCAtgtgcaaatttgaaattttgcaatgGTGTCACCGTATCCTAGCAAAAATTGTTAACCTCCTCAATGctacgcagaaaaaaaaaaagtaaaaaaatactCCCAGCTCCCTAGGCATTTTAtttggttgaatgaaaataatgtcCATTGTATTGCGACTGACATTCTAAGACTGCAAAATGCCGAATTTGTAGTGGTTAGAAACGTAGTGGTGTCATAGTGGAACCAACTAAGTATTTCTTTATTAGGTTGCCTTTACTCTTTGTGTGGATTTTCAATATTTACTTGACATACCTACCTGTATGTGAGGGTTTAACTATGAAAACTCTGTGCGTTACAAGGCTGTGCGATAAAAATGATTAttgtctttggcatttttccaCAGTTGTCATAAACGATTTTCTCAACTTGATCCTGAAGCGGTGAAAATCAATGCAAATGCAAAGTTGCCTTCAAGAAAGATAATGACCTTACCAGAGTTAAGGGTATGTAACTttgtattattaaaaataattaatttgtgATTCAGTACTCACAGATTAAAAATGTTGATTGTTATTATCCATTGTCTTCCACTCAGTGGGTAATTTTCACGTGACCCTGTTGCCTGCCATGTTTCTgggagaaaacaaagaaagtgcAAAGACTTTGATCAAACAAAATATTCCTAGTTTTTTTCGGTAAAAgcatttccttttgtttcaccGAATAAGTATGGCTGCAGATCAACTGATGTGATCAGGAACAAATTTCCAGGATCAAACCTTTTGCATAATTATGGTGTGTAATTTTCGATTAACAAAGGTGGTTCTCTATCATGTTTCAGGTGAATCCATTTAAAGACAGAATATGCAAAGTGTTTTCATCTTCCAAAGATGGGGAACTCACATTTGAAGATTTCTTGGACATGATGTCTGTTTTCAGTGAAAATGTAGGTTTtattaaatctttaattttaacatttttgtttttgctattgTGTTGCagtggaattttttttcagtaattttAACCTAGACCTAATGTACGGTATAGTTTGATGAGTGACATGTTGTACGTAATAAATAGTATTTGATAAGTTTAAGAACAGTAACTGTTATCAAACAACTGTCAAAAGTATTAAACTATGTGACTGTGATTGCTATGCTGTAGTG
The Acropora muricata isolate sample 2 chromosome 3, ASM3666990v1, whole genome shotgun sequence genome window above contains:
- the LOC136910358 gene encoding calcium and integrin-binding family member 2-like; its protein translation is MGGHHSQFTEEQLKDYQELTYFTQKEILHCHKRFSQLDPEAVKINANAKLPSRKIMTLPELRVNPFKDRICKVFSSSKDGELTFEDFLDMMSVFSENAPKSVKVEYAFRIYDFNEDDYICENDLKRVIQRLCGEQRLSDDNVNALIQKIFEESDLDDDSQLSFAEFEHVISKAPDFVNSFRIRV